TATAGAAATGGCTAATAGAGCTGGTTATACAGCAGTTGTATCACATCGTTCTGGTGAAACAGAAGACAATACTATTGCTGATATAGTTGTAGCTGCTAATGCAGGACAAATTAAAACAGGAGCACCTTGTAGATCAGACCGTGTTGCTAAATATAATCAATTATTAAGAATTGAAGAAGAATTAGAAGATGCAGCTGAATATAGAGGAATTGATGCTTGGTTTAATTTAAAAGATAAATAATTAAATTAATAGACCTCGATTCGTCGGGGTCTTTAATTTTGCGATAAGTAGGTGAATATTATGTATAAATATGATTTACATGTTCATACAAAAGAGACTAGCCCCTGTGCTCACGTAGCAGCAGCTGATATGATAGCGGTTTATAGAGATAATGGTTATTCTGGTGTTGTAATTACTGACCATTATAGACCAGTGTTCTTTAACACTAGTGAATTTACAACTTGGGAAGAAAAAGTAGAGGACTTTTTAAGAGGATATAGGAACGCAAAATACCAAGGTGATAAATATGGTATGGATGTACTACTAGGAATTGAATTTGCTTTTAATAATACAAAAACAAATGATTTTCTTATATATGGTATCACTGAAGAAATGTTAATGAAATCTACAGATCTATTTAATTTGGGCTTTGAAGGTTTGAGTAAATTTTGTAAAGAAAATAATTTATTATTCTTTCAAGCACATCCATTAAGGGGATATTGTAATTTAGAGGATATAGCATTTTTGGATGGTGTTGAAGTACATAATGGAAATCCGCGTCATGATTCACATAACGATGAAATAGAAGTAATAGCTAGTGAAAATGATCTATATATGATTTCAGGTTCTGATTTCCATGAATATGGAGATGAAAATAATGGGGGAATTATTACTAGTAATAGAATAAAAACCAATGAGGATTTGATTGAAGTTTTAAAAAGTAAAGATTATACATTATTCAGAGGATAAAGCTGTACTTGCACTTTGCTTTTTGCAGACTGCAGCTACTTTTATTGGTATATAAAAATTTAACTAGAAAAAAATAGTTGAATTAATACATAGTTTGTGCTAAAATACTAGTGTTAAACTTTAGGAGGTGTAACCGTGGGAGCATTAATAATAATTGTTGAAATAGTATATTTCATATTATGTTTAGGACTAATTGCTGTAGTGCTTTTACAAAAAGGAAAAGCTGCAGGATTATCAGGTGCAATTGGTGGAGCTGCTGAAACTTATTGGGGTAAAAACAAGGCTCGTTCTATGGAAGGTAAATTAGAAAAATTTACTAGATTAGGAGCAATACTTTTTATTGTTTTATCTGTAGTATTAAGTTTATTAATTAAATACCAATAATAAAAGTAAAGCACTTTGCATCAAAGCAGGGTGTTTTTTTATTCTATAGTAAACTATACATTCAGTTCCTTTCCTGTTAGTTTAATTTTATATAAATAATAATAATTGATTTAACAAATACTATAGGTAAAAAATATATTAGTTTAATATATAAGCTATAATGGTTATATGAAGATGCTATAAAAAATAAATTTTTGAAGGTGAAATATGGAAAATACATTAGAAGAAAAAAAACAGGTATTGTTGGAGATAATTAATCACAAAGATTATAAACCAATGAAGATCAAAGAGCTAGGAATACTATTAAGTATTAATGGTGATGATGAAAAAAGAGCTATGCTAGAAGAAACATTAGAACAATTGATAGCTGAAGGAAAGATCATTAAAACAAAAAGAGGAAAATATGCAAGACCAGAAGCTGTAAATATGATTGTTGGAAAGTTCATAGCTCATGCTAAAGGTTTTGGATTTGTTGAAATTGAGGGTGAAGAGAATGATATCTTTATACCTGCCCCATATGTTAATGGTGCTTTTAACAATGATACAGTAGCCATAAAGCTTATTAGAAGAGATTCTAAGGGGAAACGTAAAGAGGGAGAAGTAATAAAGATAATCAAACGTAATGACAGCGATGTTATAGGAACATACCAAAAAAGCAAAAATTTTGGATTTGTTGTTGCGGATAACAAAAAGTTTACCAAGGATATTTTTATTTCCAAGAACAAGAGTAAAGGAGCAGTATCAGGTCATAAAGTAGTTGTAAAAATCACTGATTGGGGTAATGAAAGAAGAAATCCAGAAGGTGAGATTATTGAGATTATAGGACATATCAATGATCCTGGGACAGATATATTATCAATTGTAAGGAGTTATGAATTGCCAATGCAATTCCCTGATGCAGTTATGAACCAACTTGATTATATTCCATCTGAAGTAACAGAAGAAGATAAAGCAGGTAGGTTAGACCTTAGAGAAATTCAAATGGTAACAATAGATGGAGAAGATGCTAAAGATCTGGATGATGCAATAACCATTCAAAGAAATGAAGACGGTACATTTACTCTAGGTGTCCACATAGCTGATGTAACTAACTATGTTACAGAAGGGTCACCCCTTGATGTTGAGGCGTTAAGAAGAGGTACTAGTGTTTATTTAGTTGATAGGGTTATACCTATGTTGCCACACAAATTATCAAATGGTATTTGTTCTCTTAACATGGGAACAGACCGTCTAGCACTATCATGTCTTATGGACATTGATAAAAAAGGTAATGTAGTTAATCATAAAATTGCTGAAACCCTTATAAATGTAGATAGAAGAATGACTTATACCAATGTCAGGAAAATCCTATCTGACAAGGATCAGGAAGTTATAAGTGAATATAAAGATTTTGTAAAAATGTTTGAAGAGATGGAAGAATTAGCGGCTATTCTTAGAGATAAGAGAAAAAGAAGAGGTTCTATTGATTTTGATTTTGCAGAAACAAAAGTTATCCTTAATGAGAAGGGTGAGCCAATAGACATCATTCCTTATGATAGAAATGTAGCTACAAAAATTATTGAAGAGTTCATGTTATTAGCTAATGAAACTATAGCAGAAGATTTTTTCTGGCAGGAGCTTCCTTTTGTATATAGAACACATGAAGAACCAGACCCAGAAAGACTTGCTACTCTTGCCTCTTTTATTCACAATTTTGGTTACAATATAAAAGGCGAAGGAGAAATACATCCTAAGGAAATTCAAAAACTATTAATTGAAATTGAAGGAAAACCAGAAGAAGCTATTATCAGCAGATTAGCTCTTCGTTCAATGAAAAGAGCTTGTTATACAGTAACAGGTGATGGACATTATGGACTTGCAACCAAATACTACACTCATT
The window above is part of the Vallitalea guaymasensis genome. Proteins encoded here:
- a CDS encoding PHP domain-containing protein → MYKYDLHVHTKETSPCAHVAAADMIAVYRDNGYSGVVITDHYRPVFFNTSEFTTWEEKVEDFLRGYRNAKYQGDKYGMDVLLGIEFAFNNTKTNDFLIYGITEEMLMKSTDLFNLGFEGLSKFCKENNLLFFQAHPLRGYCNLEDIAFLDGVEVHNGNPRHDSHNDEIEVIASENDLYMISGSDFHEYGDENNGGIITSNRIKTNEDLIEVLKSKDYTLFRG
- the secG gene encoding preprotein translocase subunit SecG, with the protein product MGALIIIVEIVYFILCLGLIAVVLLQKGKAAGLSGAIGGAAETYWGKNKARSMEGKLEKFTRLGAILFIVLSVVLSLLIKYQ
- the rnr gene encoding ribonuclease R, encoding MENTLEEKKQVLLEIINHKDYKPMKIKELGILLSINGDDEKRAMLEETLEQLIAEGKIIKTKRGKYARPEAVNMIVGKFIAHAKGFGFVEIEGEENDIFIPAPYVNGAFNNDTVAIKLIRRDSKGKRKEGEVIKIIKRNDSDVIGTYQKSKNFGFVVADNKKFTKDIFISKNKSKGAVSGHKVVVKITDWGNERRNPEGEIIEIIGHINDPGTDILSIVRSYELPMQFPDAVMNQLDYIPSEVTEEDKAGRLDLREIQMVTIDGEDAKDLDDAITIQRNEDGTFTLGVHIADVTNYVTEGSPLDVEALRRGTSVYLVDRVIPMLPHKLSNGICSLNMGTDRLALSCLMDIDKKGNVVNHKIAETLINVDRRMTYTNVRKILSDKDQEVISEYKDFVKMFEEMEELAAILRDKRKRRGSIDFDFAETKVILNEKGEPIDIIPYDRNVATKIIEEFMLLANETIAEDFFWQELPFVYRTHEEPDPERLATLASFIHNFGYNIKGEGEIHPKEIQKLLIEIEGKPEEAIISRLALRSMKRACYTVTGDGHYGLATKYYTHFTSPIRRYPDLQIHRIIKENLNGKMEEKRIRHFNAILPNVAKQTSETERTAEEAERETIKLKKVQYMEKHIGEKFEGVISGVTAWGLYVELPNTVEGLVHVTTLDDDYYIFDEKKHIFIGERTSKIYRMGEPVKIAVLSVNKVERTIDFELVSEDTEEEE